TTGGATCAAGAAGATACTGAAAATACGATAGAAGATACTGAAATTCAAAACACTACAGAAATAAACGCTCAAGAATCACCATCAACTCCTGAGAGTGAAGATAAAGACGAAGATAATCAGTAATAATATAAAAAATACGTATCGTCCGTAACGTAATTATTAGAAATATATAGTATAATTTATCTCCCCAATTAAGGAATATAATTGCTTTGATTTAACTTATAATTCATTAGCATGATGAGGGCATACTATATGTATACAGATCGATTGCCACCTAGTGATGAAGCTGCAGAACAAGCAGTTTTAGGTTCTATATTAATTGAAGGAGATTCACTTTCTGAGGTTTCCTTAATTATAAAATCTAGTGATTTCTACACAGAAAGAAACAAATGGATTTACGAAGCATGCCTGTCATTATATAACCGTGGAGAACCAATTAATCAAATTAGTGTTGCTCATGAATTATCTTCGACAGACAAACTTGAAAGTATAGGTGGCGAAGGTTTTCTAAGTAATTTAATTGCAAATGTGCCCACTTCTGTATACGCAAGTCATTATGCTCAAATAATCAATAGAACATCCACAATGAGAAACCTAATTAAAGCTGCGACAGAAATTGCGTCTCTAGGTTATGAACCAGATTTTGAAGTTGATTCAGCAATAAAACAATCAGAAGATATACTTTTCCAAATTAGAGAAACTCGAGAAAATCGCGATTTTAGATCACTGCGTGATGTGCTAGATACCTACCTCGAAGAATCTTCTAATGACGATCCTGATAGTTTAACAAATACACAGCCTATTTTAACAGGTTTTCGAGATTTAGATTCTTTATTAGGCGGTTTACAAAGATCAGATTTGTTTATTTTAGCGGCAAGGCCAAGTATTGGTAAAAGTAGCTTGGCTCTAAACATCGCAATGAATGCTTGTAAAAATAATTCTACTGTTGCGATTCTAAGTTTAGAGATGAGTGGAGAACAATTAGCTATGCGTATGGTCTCATCAGAAGCCAAAGTAGATGCCCACAAGGTACGACAAAATCTCATAAACAGCCAAGAACAGCAAAGAATAGTATCAGCTATAGGAACTCTTTCAGACTTAGATTTATATATCGATGACAGTCCTATACAAACCATCACAGAAATACGAAGTAAAGCACGAAGATTAAACTTAGAAAGAAATATAGATTTACTTATTGTTGATTATATGCAACTTATACAAGGTCTACATCGAAATGAAAACCGAGTGCAAGAAATTAGTGAAATTTCAAGATCCTTAAAAGGAATTGCACGAGACCTTAATATTCCTGTTATAGCTATATCTCAATTAAGCAGAGCAGTTGAACAAAGACCATCTCATCGACCTCAATTATCAGACTTACGTGACAGTGGAAGTATAGAACAAGATGCTGATATTGTTTCATTTATATATCGAGAAGATGTGTATTATACTGAGGAAGAATGGAACTCCAGAAATCCTGTTGATCCTTATCCCAAAAATATCGCAGAAGTAATTATAGCAAAACATAGAAATGGGCCATTAGGTAACATTAATTTATTTTTCAATGATCAGTATGCAGAATTTAAAGATATGGCAACACGAGAAATTGATAATTAATTATCTAATCAAAGGATCTAAATGAAAACTGATAATGGTTTCAAGTTTAATAATAGGAATTATATTCCAATACCTATAGAATTAACTTCAAGTTTATTAAAGGACATCGACTCTTATGAAGAATTCAAATGTACTCTACGTGTATTTTCTCTAATCTTCTCACTCCGACCAAAACGATTATGGATAAGTTTTGAAGAATTAATCGCTGATCCAGTTCTACTAGAATCGATACATCCCAGTAATTCACAAAACAAAACTGAAATAATTATAAAAAGTATTTATGCTGCTAAGAAACGAAAAACAATCATTATTAGGGAAAAAGTTAAAGACCAAATACAAAACAGCATTATCTTAATTAATGATAAAATATCAAATGAACTATTAAAAAGAAAAGATATTGGAAACCTAGATAATGGATTAGATCTAGAACAAACAGACTTCCAATCTAGCCAAAAACCTCAATCAAATATATATGGATTATATGAAGATAACATTGGCCAAATGACACCGCTTCTAGCAGAAGAGTTAAAATTAGCAGAAAAAAAATACCCGAATTCATGGATACAAGAAGCAATTACTGAAGCTGTAAAAAACAATATTAGAAACTGGAAATATATATCTAGCATTTTAAACAGATGGCAAATTGAAGGAAGAACAAATGGAGAGTCTACGAGATATTCTAAAAAAAGTGAACGAGAAAGCCAACTTAGACGAGCACAAAAATTTAGAGATGAATTCATCAACAAAAAATCCTGATGAACTTGATGAAAAGTGTGAACTTTGTAAAGGTACTAAATGGTTAAGTTTCAATGTCCCTGTAGGGCATCCAAAATTTGGCAAAATTGAACCTTGTGAATGTCAAAAAGAAAAACTTTCCAATGATATATATAATAAACTCCAAGAAATAAGTGGTATCAAAAGTTTAAAAAAATTGACTTTTAAAAATTTAAAACAAAATGGTCTAAACCAAGATTATTCATCGAAATTTAGACATGCCCACGCAGTTGCTCAACAATATGTGCACGAAACTAA
This genomic window from SAR202 cluster bacterium contains:
- a CDS encoding DnaD domain protein, with amino-acid sequence MKTDNGFKFNNRNYIPIPIELTSSLLKDIDSYEEFKCTLRVFSLIFSLRPKRLWISFEELIADPVLLESIHPSNSQNKTEIIIKSIYAAKKRKTIIIREKVKDQIQNSIILINDKISNELLKRKDIGNLDNGLDLEQTDFQSSQKPQSNIYGLYEDNIGQMTPLLAEELKLAEKKYPNSWIQEAITEAVKNNIRNWKYISSILNRWQIEGRTNGESTRYSKKSERESQLRRAQKFRDEFINKKS
- the dnaB gene encoding replicative DNA helicase; protein product: MYTDRLPPSDEAAEQAVLGSILIEGDSLSEVSLIIKSSDFYTERNKWIYEACLSLYNRGEPINQISVAHELSSTDKLESIGGEGFLSNLIANVPTSVYASHYAQIINRTSTMRNLIKAATEIASLGYEPDFEVDSAIKQSEDILFQIRETRENRDFRSLRDVLDTYLEESSNDDPDSLTNTQPILTGFRDLDSLLGGLQRSDLFILAARPSIGKSSLALNIAMNACKNNSTVAILSLEMSGEQLAMRMVSSEAKVDAHKVRQNLINSQEQQRIVSAIGTLSDLDLYIDDSPIQTITEIRSKARRLNLERNIDLLIVDYMQLIQGLHRNENRVQEISEISRSLKGIARDLNIPVIAISQLSRAVEQRPSHRPQLSDLRDSGSIEQDADIVSFIYREDVYYTEEEWNSRNPVDPYPKNIAEVIIAKHRNGPLGNINLFFNDQYAEFKDMATREIDN